A DNA window from Comamonas fluminis contains the following coding sequences:
- a CDS encoding protein-L-isoaspartate O-methyltransferase family protein — MALPMNAQVDPRDVHAQARFNMIEQQVRPWNVLDESVLELMGQIRREDFVPPEHQSLAYMDLEVPLKADAEQAAKHGWHMLAPKIEARVLQDLQIKPSDRVLEIGSGSGYMAALLAAKAKEVVTLEIDPELAEMARENLLSAGVKNVEVKLANGATTSLAQGAFDVIVLSGSVAVVPDALYAQLNEGGRIAAIVGHMPVMRFTLVTKNGNNFEVKQPWDTAASRLVGFNEPSRFSF; from the coding sequence ATGGCCCTGCCAATGAACGCCCAAGTGGACCCGCGCGACGTGCACGCGCAGGCTCGTTTCAACATGATCGAACAGCAAGTGCGTCCCTGGAACGTGCTGGACGAAAGTGTGCTGGAGTTGATGGGCCAGATTCGCCGCGAAGACTTCGTGCCGCCCGAGCACCAGTCGCTGGCCTATATGGATCTGGAAGTGCCCCTGAAGGCCGATGCCGAACAGGCCGCCAAGCACGGCTGGCACATGCTGGCCCCCAAGATCGAAGCCCGCGTGCTGCAAGACCTGCAGATCAAGCCTTCCGACCGCGTGCTGGAAATCGGCTCCGGCTCTGGCTACATGGCTGCCCTGCTGGCCGCCAAGGCCAAGGAAGTCGTGACGCTGGAAATCGACCCAGAACTGGCCGAAATGGCCCGCGAAAACCTGCTCAGCGCCGGTGTGAAGAATGTGGAAGTCAAGCTGGCCAACGGCGCCACCACTTCTCTGGCCCAGGGCGCTTTTGACGTCATCGTGCTCAGTGGCTCGGTGGCCGTGGTGCCTGATGCGCTCTACGCCCAGCTCAACGAAGGTGGCCGCATTGCCGCCATCGTCGGCCACATGCCCGTGATGCGCTTCACACTGGTGACCAAGAACGGCAACAACTTCGAAGTCAAGCAGCCCTGGGACACCGCCGCCAGCCGTCTGGTT